GACCCAAGTCAGGAGGTCGCCGCCGTTGGCCGGCGAAAGGACGAACTGGTCGCCCCGCCGGTCGAAGCGCACCGGGCGCACCAAATCGCTGCCTTCGTCGTGCAAGGGAATGGTGTAGCTGCAACCGTCGGTTCCCGAAACCGGCGCCGCCGACAGACAGGCTTCGGGTGATGGCGCGATATTCCTGAATTCGATGATCAAGTCCGACATATCATTCTCCTCAAGGCCCGAAGGGGTCGACCGGGTTTCTTTGTCCCGGCTCGAGGGGCCTTCCCCCGTTGATGGCGTGAATCAGCAAATAAGTCCCGATGCCCAGGGCGCTGCCGACCCCCGAGGTGCCGAGGTCCCAAGCGTTCCGGTTGTGAACCGCCCGCGGCGCCACTGCCGGCCAGAAGTAGTGGCCGGCCAGGCCGAGACAGCCGCCGCCGGCCAAGCCGGCCGAAGGCAGGCCCACGGCCAGCTGGGCGCCGGCATTGGAGCGCAGCGCCGGCAGGGTCTGGCTCAGGATGAGGCCGCCGACGCCGACCGCGCAGCTCGTGCCGAGGATCGCCGGCATGCCGTAGCGGGAAAAATCGGCGTTGCTCCGCCGTCTTCCTTGGAGGCCGGCCTGTAAGGCCCGGATCCGGCTCAAGTCTTGGGCGCTCAAATCCCAAGCCAGCTCGCCGAGCACTCCCTCGGAGAAAACTCGGAGGCCCGAGGGGTTGCCCTCGCGGCCAAAAATCCGGCGGAGAAAAGCCAGCGCCGAGAGGTCGTATTCGCCACGGTCGGTCAGGATGGTCAGCCGTCGCAGGTCGGCGCTGAAATTGGCGATGTCGAAGCGCAGCCGTGCCGGCGCGCCGTCCGCGGCCGGCACCAATGAAATTCGGCGAAGCAAGGCCTCGAGCACTTGGCCGTAGGCGCCGCGGCGGCTCAGCCAATCGAGGCGCATATTGGCCCGCCGGCTTTCCTCGGCGATCGCTTGCTGCAGCTGCTGCATCCCGGCCTCATCGGTCAGGGTCAGCCGGGCCGACTCGCGCAGCGCCTGCTCGGCCGGGACCTCGGCCCAGGCCAGGGCGCGGCGACATTCGCCGAGGAAGGCGCTGCCGGGAGCGGTGGCTCCGCCGACTTGGCGCAGGGCCGCCTCGAGGGCGCCGCAGAATTCGGGCCGGGCGCCCGAAGCGATCTCCCGGCGATAGAACTCGGCGTAAGCGCGGGCCGCAGCCAGCGCAATCGAATCGAAGCGCGGCGGCCGGCCTTCACGGAGGTTGACCGCCAAACGGCGGATGAATTGATAGATCCGGGCGACGTTGGCGAATTGGGCCTCGTCGATATGGGAGCTTTCGATAAACTCCCGGCTGAAAAATTGCCGGACCACCGCATCGTAAGTGGGCACCAAGTCGAGAATCGCGGTGATCGAACGGATCCGATTCCTGGCTTCTTCCGAAAGCCAATCCTCGCGGCGCAGCAAGTTGAGGCTGCCGATCAGGTTGACCATCCCGCGGCCCGAGGAGCCGCTGAAGAGGTCGATCAACATCTCGTTCATCTCGATGTCGGCCACCGGACCGGTCAGGCCGTCATGCCGGTATTCGCCGCTGACGATATAGCGCGAAAGCCAAAGGAAATAGGTCGCGGTGTCGGGATTCAAGCTCCTGCCGAAACCGCGGGCCAGGGCCCCGGTCACTCGAATGGCGGCGAGGACTCCGGAAAGGTTTTGGTTGGAGCTGACCCAAGTCAGGTTTTCGGCGTTGTTCTGGGGCGAAAGGACGAAGCGGTCGCCACGGCGGTCGAAATGGATCGTCCGGGGCGCCGGCGGGCGCGAGCCGGCCAAGGTCAGGGCCGCCGAGACGCGGCAGGAATCGGAGCGGCCGTTTTCGGGCGGAGCCTCGGAGCAGGCCGCAGTCGCGGTATGGAGGTTGGGAGCGTCGGCGGCGGCGCTGACGTAAATGCGTAAATCGCTCATGGAGGCAGCCTTACGCGCGGCTCGCCGCCGCGCTTCAAAGGTGCCCCCATTGCAATAGGAAATCCGGCTGGATCTAGGCCTATATCGGCCGATTGTCAATTTGGTTGCTCAATCGGGGCGGGCGTAGCCAGGGGCTTTAGCCCCGTCCTGGCGCCGAAGGCGCCATCTTGCAATCATGACGGCGCTTCGCGCCGTTGGCGGGGCTAAAGCCCCTTGCTACGGACCGTACTCGTCGACCGGGAACTTGGTGGGATCGCCCCGATCCCCGCGCAGCGAGCGGGCCAGGAAATAAAACCCGACGCCCAGGGCCGCGCCGGCCGCGCCGGTCAAGCCCTCCCAGAGATAGCGGTTCCGGACCTTGCCGAATTTGGGGAAGACGTAGTGCCCGAGCAAGGAGCTGCAGCCGGCGCCGGCCAAGCCGGCCGAGGTCGCGCCCAAGCCCAGCTTCAAATCGGGGCGGGAATCGAGGCCGCCGAAGCCCTCGGAAAAGCCCAAGCCGACCACCCCGGCCGCGCAGGTCGCGCCCTCGGCGGCCGGCAGCCAAACGTCGCTTCGGGTCTGGCTGACCTTGAGGTCCCTTTCGAGCTCGGCCTGGTAATCGCGGATCTTGGCCAGGGCCTTGGCGTCGAGCCTCCACTCGGCCTGGACGAATTGGCCGCGATGGAAAACCCGCACCGGCGCCGGCGAGCCCGACTCGCCGAAAGTCCGGCGCAACAGGGCCAGCGCCGCCAAGATGTATTCCCGGCGCTTGATCAAATTGGCCCCGACCCAAATATTGAGCTGAACCCGCAAAGCGTCGGGGTCGAGGCTGAAGCCCGGCTTCTCGCCCTCGGCTTGAACCTTGATCTGCTCCTCGAGCAGCCGGTAGGCGGCGGCGAAGCGGCCCCGGTCGGCCAACCAATCGACCTTCATGTTGGCCTTGTTGCTTTCCGCCTCGATCGCTTGCTCAAGCAGGGGCCGAGCGGCGTCGGAGAGAAAGGAGAAGCGCAGGCTTTTGGTCAGGGCTTCGGTCTCGGACAAGCCCGACCAATCGATCGCGGCCCGGCATTCTTGGATCCATTCCTTGGGCACACCGCGCTTGCCGCGCAGCTCGGCCAAGCCCTTTTCCATCGCCTTGCAGTAAGCGTCTTTCCCCGTCTTCTCGTCGAGATCGAAATGGATGGCCAGGTAGGCACGGTAGGAAGCATCGAAGGCCAGGTCGTAGCGCAGCGGCTTGCCCAAGGCTTCGTGGATCACGGTCTGGCGGAGGAAAGCCAAGAGGTCCTGATACTTCTTCCGTTCCTCCCCTTTCAGCTCCAACCATTTGTCCAGCGTCACCGGGTCGGCGAAATGGGCGCGCAGGCTCCGGTACTTCGGCTTCAAATCGAGGATTTGGTTGAGAAAACGGATCCGATCCTTGACCTTCTCGCTCAAGCTCGCGTCAGCGCGGAAGACGTTGATCGGCCCGATGAAGTTGGCGATGGCTTGATCCGAAGAGATCGAGACGATCTCCAGCGTCCTTTCGGCCAGATCGACTTCGGTGGGGCTGCGCTTGAGGTTCTTGGCCTCGGAGCCGTGAAGCACCACCCGCCCGGTGACCAAATGCTGGATGATGGACAGCTTCATCGCGTAGACATCGACCGACTCGACCTCGGCCTTGCGCAAGGTCGCCTCCAGGACTCGGAGGATGTCGAGAAGCTCGGCGAGGTTGCTCTGCTTGCCCACCCAGGTCAGATTGTCGGCGGTGTTATTGGTCGAAAGGACAAAATGGTCCTTCTTTCGATCGAAGCGAAGGTAGCGGGCTTGGCCGCCGCTGTCGTCGGCCGCCACCAAGGGCAGCTGGATCGAGCAGCCGTCGGGCGCCGGGACCGGATCTTTCTTGGCGGATTTCTTGTCGGGAATGGCTTGAGCTTCGGGCGGAGGCTCTTCGGAACAAGCCTTGGGCGGAAGGGCCAAGCCCTCGTAAGTGACGAGTAGGTCGGACATCAGGTGCTCCCAAAAAAATCGAACTTACTTAAGGTATAGCCCCTAAGCAGTTGATTTTTCTCATGATTGAGAAGACCCTGACCTCGTCCTATGATTTCGCCCTGGAGGAAGGTCGCTAAAAATATCGGCAAGGATTTCGGTTGGTTGCTTGCCTTAAAACCTCACCGTTCGGATCCCGTTGAACCAGGAATTGTACCGCTCGAATAAAACCCGGAAGGCCTCTTGGTTGCCATCTTCCCAGCGGCCATGCTGGACCGTCTTGCCGTCGGCCGTGATCTCGAAGCTCTCCTCGACTTGGCTGGCATGAGGCCCCTCGGGATTTTTCGGCCACTTGAGAAAGCCGCTTTCCTGAACGACGGCCCAAAGCGCGTCCAGCTGGGCCGAGTCGATGTTGTAGTTGCGGCTTTCGTCGGCCATCGCGGCGCTGCCGATCGGCTTGGCCCGGCGGGTGACCGTGACCTTGCCAGCCACCACCTCGACCTGCTCCTTGGTGGCCTGCTCGAGCTGGCCGGCGCTGGAGCGATAGGTGAGTTTGAAATCGGAGGGGGCCTTGTTTTTTTCTTTCGCCAAGCCTTCCGAGGCAAGAAAAGCCATGCAAACCAAGAAAAGAATTTTAAGAATCTTCGGCATCCGAGACGCTCCTAATCTCCCCCCTTTGAAAAAGGGGGGATCAAGGGGGGATTTAAAGCGCCGGCTTGCCCATGAACTCCGTATGAGTACCAGCCGCCGCCTTAAATCCCCCCTGCCCCCCTTTTTCAAAGGGGGGGTTATAAAGACCGGAAATATTCTACGGTGCGCTTCAAGCCCTCAGCCAGCGGAATTTGCGGCTTCCAGCCCAGCTCTTGGCCGATCTTGGCGGCGCTGATGACGCTGCGCTTTTGTTCGCCGGCCTTGGCCGGACCGTGCTTGGGCGCGGCATCGAACCCGGCTTCCTTGGCCAAGCCCTGGAAGATCTGGACCACGTCGGTCTCGCGGCCGGTGCCGATGTTGTAGATCCCCTTCACGCCGGGCTTCAGGGCCAGCAGGTTGGCCCGGACCACGTCCTCGACGAAGACATAGTCCCGGGTTTGGAGGCCATCGCCGTTGATCGTCGGAACCTCGCCCTTCAAAAGCTTGGTGGCAAAGATCGCGACCACGCCGGCCTCGCCGTGGGGATTTTGCCGCGGCCCGTAGACGTTGGCGTAGCGCAGGGCGACGGTTTCGAGCCCGTAGGTCTCTTGATAGAAACTCAGATACTTCTCACCGAGCAGCTTGGTGATGCCATAGGGGCTGGCCGGCTGAGTCGGATGCCTCTCGTCGGCCGGGAAATACTCCTGCTCGCCGTAGATGGCGCCGCCGGTGGAGGCGAAGATCGCCTTCTTCACGCCGTGGCGGCGGGAGGCCTCCAGCAAATTCAGCATGCCCAAGCCGTTGACTTGGCAATCGTAGACCGGGTCCTCGACCGAGCGGCGCACGTCCATTTGGGCGGCGTGCAGCGAGATCGCCTCGGGCTGGAATTCGGAAAAAGCCCGGTCGATGGCGGAATCGCGAATGTCCAATTCGAAGAAACGGCTCTTCGGCGAGAGGTTGGCCTTTTGGCCGGTGGCCAAGTTGTCGAGAACCGCGACCTCGTGGCCGGCGGCGAGATAGGCGTCTTGAACGTGGGAGGCGATGAAACCGGCGCCTCCGGTGATGAGTATGCGCATGGGATTTCCTTAGTCAGGGAGCTTTTCAAAGGAAAGACTTTTTTGGACCGGTTCTTCCGCCGGATAGGACACCTTCTCGCCTTCGACTTTGGCGAAGGCCGTCAGGCGGTGGGGTTTGGCGGCGCCGGGGCCGAGGATGTCGAGGACTTCCCAAGCTCGGGCCAGCAGGGCGTCGCCGATCAGGGAGCGATGACAGCGCCAGGGCACCGCCTCCGCGCAAAGCAAGGCCGAGGGCCGTTCGGCGGCCAGCGCCATCGCCTGATCCAAGGCTCGCCGAAAGCCCTCGGTCGCCATGTAATCGGCGTAGCCGCGAAAGGAGGCGTTCTTCCAGCCAAGGTTTTCGGAATCGACACCGGCCTTGCGCCGGCCACCCAAATCCCGAAGGTGGCGGTAATCGATTCCGGCTTGCTCCAAGGACGCGGCCAAGGTTTCGGCGTTGAAATGAGGATGGCGCCGGGAGCCCGGCAAGAGCCGGACGTCGAGGATTCGACTAACCCCGTGGGACTTCAGCAAGCCGACGAATTCCTCAATGCTTCGAGTAGAGTGGCCGATCGTCCACAGCCGGCCCTTTACAGCCCGGTGGTTTGGGCCTAGGTATGGTGTATGGACTTGCTCGCTCAAATCGCCTCCGAGAAAAAACGCCTCAATGCGGTTATCGTCTCTCATTATTACCAGGAAGACGAGATTCAGGATCTGGCGGATTTCGTCGGGGACTCCCTGGCCATGGCCCAGTACTGCGAAAAATCGCCGGCCGACACCCTGGTGGTCTGCGGCGTCCGCTTCATGGCCGAAACCGCCAAGATCGTGAACCCGAGCAAGCGGGTGCTGCTGCCCGACCTCCAGGCCGGCTGCTCGCTGGCCGACTCCTGCCCGCCGGCGCCCTTCCAGCAGTTCAAGTCCAAGCTCAGGGACCCCTACGTCGTGATGTACATCAACTCCAATCCCGAGATCAAAGCGCTCTCCGACGTGATCTGCACCTCGAGCAATGCCGAGAAGATCATCGCTTCGGTGCCCAAGGACCGCGAGATCCTCTTCGGGCCCGACCGTCACTTGGGCCGCTATTTGATGGAGAAGACCGGCCGGCCGATGACGCTTTGGCAGGGCGTCTGCATCGTCCATGAGACTTTCAACGAGAAGAAGATCGTCGCCCTGAAGTTGGAGCACCCCGACGCCGAAATCATCGCCCATCCCGAATGCGAGGAGGCGGTCTTGCGCCATGCCGATTTCGTCGGCTCGACCTCGGCCCTGCTCAAGCACAGCCAGACCTCGCCGAAGAAGAAATTCATCGTCCTGACCGAGTCGGGCATCCTCCATCAGATGCGCAAGGCTTCGCCCGAAAAGACCTTCATCGAGGGCCCCAACGACAGCGGCTGCGCCTGCAACGAATGTCCTTACATGCGGCTCAACACGCTGGAGAAGCTCTACCTCTGCATGAAGAACGAGGCGCCGGAGATCGTGATGGACGAGAAGCTGCGGCAGAAAGCCTACCTGCCGCTGAAGCGGATGCTGGAGCTGAGCGCGGCGTAGGGGCACCCCTTGCGGGTGCCCGCGATGACGATGATCGCAACCGCCGCAGACCGGGCGACCGCGAGGGTCGCCCCTACCCGATCATTGCCAAAAAATCTTCCTCCGAGATGATCTTGAGCTCGGCCCCCTTCTGGACCAAGGCCTCGGCCTTGAGCCACTTGTTGCCCTTCTCCCGGTTCTGGTAGCCCTCGCTGCCGATCACCAGGAAATCGAGGTCCTTGCTGACGCCGGCGGCGATCTCGCCGCCCAGCGCCTCGACCGCCTTTTCGGCCGAGCCCCGCTCCATCGTGGCCATCTTACCGGTGAAAAGGAAGCTCTTGCCCGAGAGCTTGCCCTCTTTGGCCGCGCCCTTCTCGTCGATCGTCACGTACTTGAGGAGCTTGTCGATCGTCTTGGCCTTCTCCTTCAATCCCTTGACCACCTCGCGGGCGATGACCGGGCCGACGCCGTGGATCTGAGCCAAGTCCTCTTCGCCCACCGAACGAATCCTTTCCAAGGTGCGAAAGTTTTTCACCAGGAGCTGGCTGGAGCTCTTGGCCAGCTCGGGGATGCCGAGGCCGCGCAGGAAGAGCGCCAGCGGGATCTTCCGCCGCGACTGGATATGGTCGATGAGCTTGGTGGCCAGGATGTCGCCGGTCCGCTCCAAGGTGAGGATGTCGTCCTTGGTCAGGCGGAAAAAATCCGGCAGGTCCTCGACGAAGCCGTTGTCGTAAAGCTGCTCCAGCATCTTCTCGCCGAAGCCCTCGATCTCGAGGACCGCGACGAAGTGGCGCAACTCGCCGATCTTGGTGCTGCGGCAGCCCTTGGCATTGGTGCAGTAGAGGAAATCGTCGACGACCTCGGTCGGAAAGCCGCAGGAAGGGCATTTCTTCGGGGCCTCGACCAGTTTCTTGGTCGGCTTGATCACCTGCTCGAGGTTGGGGATGACGCCGCCCCTTCGCATCACCAGGACCTCGGCCCCGATCGAGACCCCCATCTTCTTCATCAGGCCGTAGTTGTGGAGCGAGACCCGGGTGACGGTGGCGCCGCTCAGACGGACCGGATCGATGATGCCGATCGGCGTGATGGCCCGGGTCCGGGAGACGCTCCATTCGACCTCGCGGAGCACGCTGGTGCCGGCGTCGCCCTGGAACTTGTAAGCGATGGCCCAGCGCGGATGGTGGGCACTGGCGCCGAGCCGGATTTGATCGGCGATGAGGTTGGCCTTGTAGACGACGCCGTCGAGCTCGTAGTCGAGCTTGTCGCGGGCCTGGAACAGGCGCTGATAGGTTTTTTCCAGCTCGGCCGGCTCCCGGGAAAGCAGCTCGGCGTCGATCGGCGAAAAGCCGAGCTTTTTCAGCCAGCGGACATTGTCGATCTCTTCCTCGATCGGCCGGCCCAGGACTTCATAAGCGAAGAAATTAAGCCGGTATTCGCCGGTCTTCTTGGGATCCTTTTGCTTGACCGCGCCGGCCGCGAGGTTGCGAGGGTTGGCGAAGTCGCTCTCGTAGCCCTTGAAGACCGAGCGGCGCATGTAGACCTCGCCGCGAATCTCGACGTAGCCCTCGGAAATCTTTTTCGGGATGTCGGCGATCTCCAAGACATTGCGGGTGATGTCATCGCCCTTGAAGCCATCGCCCCGGGTCTCGGCTTGGATAAGGGCGCCGGCGGCATCGTAGCGGATGGCGATGGCCAGGCCGTCGATCTTGGGCGTCGCGACCACGTCGCCGCTCAGCTTGGAAGCCCATTCGGCGAGATCCTCGAGGCTATAGCACTTATCGAGGCTGAGCATCGGCGAGGAATGCTCGATCTTCTTGCCGCCCTCGCTCAAATCGGAGCCGATTTCCTCCAAGACCTTGGCAGTCGGCTTGATCTCTTTCAAACGCTCGACCATCCGATCGAACTCGTCGTCGCTGATCTCGGGCTTGGCTTTTTTGAAATAGAGGTCGTTGTGGTAGCGAACCGCCTTCTCGAGCTCGGCGACGCTCATCTCCTGGATCGGCTTGGGTGCTTGGGCCTTTTTCTTCAAAACGCGAACCTCGTCTGGAACAATCGCTCGAAATCGCCGCGCTGGTTGATGCAGACCACCCGGTCCCAGCTCGGGTCGCATTCGATCAGCGAGACCGAGACATTGTCGATCCGGAACTTCCAAATCCGGTCGTAGGGAATGCCGAGGAATTCCATCAGCAGGCACTTGATCCAATCGGCGTGGCTCACCGCGACCACCGTGGCGTCGGGATGGCGCCGCCGGAGGTCCTCGACCCAGCCCATCGCCCGGTCCCGCACCTGGTAAAGCGTCTCGCCATTGGGCGCGACCGGAGTCTCCAACCTTTCGAAGTAGGGAGTGTAGTCGGGCAGGTTTCGGACTTCCTCGAAGGTCATCCCGACCCAATCGCCGTAATTGATCTCGACCAAGCGCTCGTCGAAGACCGGCTCGAGCCCCCGCCCCTCGCAGAGGATGGCGGCGGTCTCGCGGGCCCGGCAGACCGGCGAGCTGTAGATCGCGTCGACCGCGAAGCTGGCCAGCGATTCCCTCAAGCTCAGGCTTTGGGCCCGGCCGGTGTCGTTCAAGCTGATTTCCTGACGGCCCATGATCCGACGGATGAGGTTCCACTCGGTTTCCCCATGCCGAACTAACAGTAAACGCAGCATAATCTCACTTTCGCATAAAATTCCCCCCTTTGAAAAAGGGGGGCTAGGGGGGATTTAAAGCGATCGCACGCCATGTCCGTCAAATCCCCCCTACCCCCCTTTCACAAAGGGGGGGAAGAAAAATTTGCTAGGGCGGCCGAAAAAAACATGATTGAATCAGAGGACTTAAGAAGGAGTGTCCATGCTGCAACCGCATCGCGAGCTTTTGCCCAACGGCGCCACCCTGCTGCTCGTCGAGACCCACCAAGCCCCGGTCGTTTCGCTCAACATTTGCGTCAGGGTCGGCTCGCGCTACGAAACCGATGAGGAGGCCGGTATCTGCCACCTCATCGAGCACATGCTCTTCAAGGGCACCGACAAGATGGGGGCCGGCGAGGTCGCCAAGCGCATCGAGGCCAGCGGCGGCGAGGTCAACGCCTACACCTCCTTCGACGAGACCGTTTACTACTGCACGATGGCCAGCCGCCATTTCGAGACCGGCCTCGAAGTGCTTTCCGACGCCGTCCTCCACTCGGTCTTCGATCCCGAGGAGCTGGCCCGGGAGAAGGAAGTGGTCATCGAGGAGATCCTCCGCAGCAAGGACAGCCCCGGCAAGGTCCTCTCGGAGGCGCTCTTTCAAAAGGCTTTCAGCAAGCACACCTATGGCCGGCCCATCATCGGCTTCAAGGAGACGGTCCAGGGCTTCAGCCGGGAGAAGATCCTCGATTTCTACCGCTCCTGGTACGTGCCCGAGAACATGGTCGTGGTCGTCGCCGGCGACTTCGGGAGCGAAAGGACCTTGGAGCTGCTCCGCCGCACCTTCGGCGCCCTGCCCTCGCGGCCCTCGCCCAAGGTTCACGTCCACGACGAGCCGGAGCAAAGCGATCCCCGGGCGGTGGCGCTGACCAATCCAATCCAAGGCAGCACGATGATGCTCGGCTTTCATGTCCCCGGCTTGGAGCACGCCGACATCCCGGCCCTCGACGTCTTGAGCCACATCCTGGGCGAAGGCGAAAGCTCGCGGCTCGACCTGAACGTCAAGGAGCGGCGGGGCTTGGTCAATTCGATCTACTCCTACGTCTATGCGCCCCACGATCCGGGCCTCTTCACCGTCGGCTTCACCTTGCCGGAGAAGAATTTCGCCAAGGCCACCGAGGCCGTCCTCGAGGAGATCTATCGCTTCCATGACCAGAAGATCGATCAGGAAGAGCTGAACATGGCCAAGCTCAACATCAAGAGCGACGCCGTCTACGAAAAGGAAACCGTTGAGGGCCTGGGCCGGAAGTACGGCTATTTCGAGACCATCCTCGGCCGCCACGATTTCGACGACCATTATTATCAAGAGATCGACGCGGTCACCGCCGACGACGTTCGCGAGGTCGCCGCCCGCTATCTTCGGCCCGAGAAGCTCAGCATCGGACTGATCCATCCCCAGGATTCGAAGAAAAAGGTCGAGCCCAAGGACCTGCTCGCCTGGTCCAAGCTCAAGGCCAAGCCGGCGTCCAAGAAACGGGCGGCGGTCGACACCGAGCCCCAATTCCTGCGCTTGAAAAACGGCTTGCGGCTCATCCTCAAGGAAAATCACAACGTCCCGACCGTCGTCATCCGCAGCGCCCACCTAGGCGGCCTGCGGGCCGAGAATCCTCGAAGCAACGGCATCCACAGCTTTCTGGCCCAGCTCTGGGGCAAGTCGACCGAGAGCCTGAACGCCGAGGCCATGGCCCGGGAGGTCGAAAGCATCGCCGGCACCATCCAAGCCTACAGCGGCCGAAACGTCGTCGGGATGAAGGCCGACTTCCTGAGCGAGAAGAGCCGCGATGGAGTCGATCTCTTCCTCGACGCCCTGCTCCACCCCCGCTTCGACAAGGACGAGATGGAGCGCGAAAGGGCCAACATCCTCGAGGCCATCCGGCGCGAGGGCGACCAGCTGGCCGGCCTGGCTTTCAAGCATTTCCAGCAAAAGCTCTTTCCGAGCCATCCCTATGGGCTTTCTTTGCTTGGAACCGCGGCCAACGTCCGCCGCTTCGGCCGCGGCGATTTGAACAAGGCCTTCGACGCCAGCCTCAATCCGAAGAGCAGCGTGATCAGCGTGGTCGGCGACTTCGACTGGCGAAAGATGGCCGAATGCCTCAAGCCGGCGCTGGAATCGATCAAGCCGCGCAAGGCCGGCTGGAAGCCGCCGCGGATGGACCCGCCGCCGCGGGAAAGCCTCAAGGTCGAGACGGTCAAGGACAAGCTCCAAGCCCACATCGTCCTGGGCTTCCGCGGCGTCAGTTATGCCGATAAGGATCGTTACGCCCTCGACGTCCTCAACAACATCCTCGCCGGCCAAGGCGGCCGCCTCTTCATCGAGCTGCGCGACAAGCTCTCGCTGGCTTATTCGGTCACCTCGCTGAGCCAGGAAGGCATCGAGCCCGGATACTTCGGCGTTTACATCGCCACCGAGCCGCGCAAGGTTCCGACCGCGGTCGAGGGCATCCTCAAGGAACTGGAGAAAGTCATCCGGGAGCCGGTGGGCCGGGAGGAGATGGATCGGGCCAAGCAATACATGGTCGGCGCCTATGAGATCGACCTCCAGCGCAACAGCACCGTCGCCACCCAACTGGCCTTCAACGAGATCTACGGCATCGACCGCCGGGAGTGGATCCGCCTTCCCGAGAAGGTCCTCAAGGTCACGCCGGAGGCGGTCCTCAAGGTTGCCCGCAAGATTTTGAAATTGGATCGCTACGTTCTATCCATCGTCAGGCCCTAGCTATCATTTCGAGGAGCATCTATGAACCAAGGTCGCTTCATTCTCGTTCTCGCCGCCCTCCTCCTGCCCTTCTCCTTGCAAGCCAAGACCTTCGCCCCCGCCGGCGCCGGCTTCAGCGTCAACATGCCGGGCAAGCCGACTCACAGCGAAACCACCCATCGGAGCTTCGTCGGTGCGGTCCAGGAAAATTCCTACACCGTCAATAGCGGCGGGGCGACTTACACCGCCTCGGTTTCCGACCTCCCGGGAGCGGCGGTGGCCCTGGGCGGAGCCGGCACCATCTTGGGCAAGGCCAAGGACGGGCTCCTGAAGGAATCCGGCGGCAGCGAAACCTCTTTCCAAAAAACCAGCCTGGGCGGCAACGAAGGCCGGGAGCTGACCTACAGCCTGCCTTCGGGCGGCCTCGGCAAAGCCCGGCTCTACTTGGTCGAGAAGCGCCTCTATGTCATCGTCGGCGCCGGCCCTAAGGCCGCCGGCCCGGCCATCGACCGCTTCGTCAACTCGTTTAAGTTGCAGTAAATTCCCCCCTCCTTTGTAAGGAGGGGGTCAGGGGGAGGTAGAGACTTGGTCTATCTGCAAATTTTTTTACATATCGCCGTCGCCGCTCTACCCCTCCCTAACCCTCCCCTTACAAAGGGGAGGGAAAGAGAGTCCTGATGCTTCAACGGCTCTGTATCTTCTGCGGCTCCAGCCCCGGCAATTCTCCGGCTTTCCAACAAGCGGCGGAGAACTTGGCCGAAACCATGGCCCAGTCCGGCATCGGCCTGGTGTACGGCGGCGCCCAAGTCGGCCTGATGGGCTCGATCGCCGACGCCTGCCTGAAGCGCGGCGTCGAGGTCGTCGGCATCATTCCCGGAGCGCTCTTTCCCCGGGAAATTCCTCACCAGGGCTTGACCCAGCTCCACGTCGTCGATTCAATGCACGAGCGGAAGCAAAAGATGTATGAGCTCTCCGACGCTTTTGTCGCCCTGCCCGGCGGAATCGGAACCTTGGAAGAGCTCTTCGAAATCCTCACCTGGGGGCAGCTCGGCCTCCACGCCAAGCCCTGCGGCCTGCTCAACGTCCAAGGCTATTACGACAAGATGCTCGAATTCCTCGACGGCGCCGTCGGCCACGGCTTTCTCAAGGCCAAGCACCGGGCGCTTTTGCTGTCGGACCCCGAGCCGGCCCGGCTTCTGAAAAAGCTGCAGGAATATCGGCCACCTGCGGGGACAAAGTGGATAGAGAAAGGGGAAACGTGACGAAAAGGTCATTCTGAGGCCCGAAGGGGCCGAAGAATCTCATACCCACCAAGGCAGTCGCAGCTCCTTCGCTGGCGCTCAGGATGACACGTTGACAAAGCTCCTCGCCTTTGCGAGA
This genomic interval from bacterium contains the following:
- a CDS encoding pitrilysin family protein produces the protein MLQPHRELLPNGATLLLVETHQAPVVSLNICVRVGSRYETDEEAGICHLIEHMLFKGTDKMGAGEVAKRIEASGGEVNAYTSFDETVYYCTMASRHFETGLEVLSDAVLHSVFDPEELAREKEVVIEEILRSKDSPGKVLSEALFQKAFSKHTYGRPIIGFKETVQGFSREKILDFYRSWYVPENMVVVVAGDFGSERTLELLRRTFGALPSRPSPKVHVHDEPEQSDPRAVALTNPIQGSTMMLGFHVPGLEHADIPALDVLSHILGEGESSRLDLNVKERRGLVNSIYSYVYAPHDPGLFTVGFTLPEKNFAKATEAVLEEIYRFHDQKIDQEELNMAKLNIKSDAVYEKETVEGLGRKYGYFETILGRHDFDDHYYQEIDAVTADDVREVAARYLRPEKLSIGLIHPQDSKKKVEPKDLLAWSKLKAKPASKKRAAVDTEPQFLRLKNGLRLILKENHNVPTVVIRSAHLGGLRAENPRSNGIHSFLAQLWGKSTESLNAEAMAREVESIAGTIQAYSGRNVVGMKADFLSEKSRDGVDLFLDALLHPRFDKDEMERERANILEAIRREGDQLAGLAFKHFQQKLFPSHPYGLSLLGTAANVRRFGRGDLNKAFDASLNPKSSVISVVGDFDWRKMAECLKPALESIKPRKAGWKPPRMDPPPRESLKVETVKDKLQAHIVLGFRGVSYADKDRYALDVLNNILAGQGGRLFIELRDKLSLAYSVTSLSQEGIEPGYFGVYIATEPRKVPTAVEGILKELEKVIREPVGREEMDRAKQYMVGAYEIDLQRNSTVATQLAFNEIYGIDRREWIRLPEKVLKVTPEAVLKVARKILKLDRYVLSIVRP
- a CDS encoding TIGR00730 family Rossman fold protein, whose amino-acid sequence is MLQRLCIFCGSSPGNSPAFQQAAENLAETMAQSGIGLVYGGAQVGLMGSIADACLKRGVEVVGIIPGALFPREIPHQGLTQLHVVDSMHERKQKMYELSDAFVALPGGIGTLEELFEILTWGQLGLHAKPCGLLNVQGYYDKMLEFLDGAVGHGFLKAKHRALLLSDPEPARLLKKLQEYRPPAGTKWIEKGET